acaaaaacatctgCCAATCATGGCACACAAAagtttgaaatataaaatatttgaatttataaatagaaattcacacacactacccaggagtatataaagtacttcaaattagaagtatataaggtagttaacgtcagctacccaggagtatataaagtacttcaaattagaagtatataaggtagttaacgtcagctacccaggagtatataaagtacttcaaattagaagtatataaggtagttaacatcagctacccaggagtatataaagtacttcaaattagaagtatataaggtagttaacgtcagctacccagcggtatataaagtacttcaaattagaagtatataaggtagttaacgtcagctacccagcggtatataaagtacttcaaattagaagtatataaggtagttaacgtcagctacccagcggtatataaagtacttcaaattagaagtatataaggtagttaacgtcagctacccagcggtatataaagtacttcaaattagaagtacataaggtagttaacgtcagctacccagcggtatataaagtacttcaaattagaagtatataaggtagttaacgtcagctacccagcggtatataaagtatttcaaattagaagtatataaggtagttaacgtcagctacccagcggtatataaagtacttcaaattagaagtacataaggtagttaacgtcagctacccagcagtatataaagtacttcaaattagaagtatataaggtagttaacattagtaCAGTGACTGTCACAGGAGGATCGAGTGTTTCATTGCACCTGACTGAGTCCAGCTGTTTCCCACAAACTGGAGGTGATTGATCTCACGAGGCCAGATGTTCGTGGAGTGTGTCCTGCATCTGTCTGCAGGAGCTCAGAGATAAAAACACTAAACTTCCTACTGTACTTTACGTTGACCcgacagaagaagaaggtggTTCCCTGTAACTTCATGATTTGGATCTaaagcaaatgtttgttttggctCCTGCTCATCAACATCTTTCACTGTAAATACTCACGAGACGCTGGAGTCACACAGCAAACGACTGAGTGTGATCAGTTTATTCTTCACAGCACTTTGACCTCAACACTTACtgatacaacacacacacactgatacaacacaaacacacacacacacacacacacacacacacacacacacacacacacacacacacacacacacagaggctttGGACAAACAAATGACAGTCTCTTTGATATCAGGTTTCATTTGAGCTCGATGCATAAAGCTGCTGCATCTTTAACCCACGTGTAATATTTCTTTGGTTTGAGGGGAAAGTGACTAGTGTCCTCAAATGCAAACTAAAGGTTTTTAATCAAACATGTCCTGACAGATGTTTCTAAAGGCTCTAAACATCTGCagatggacagtgtgtgtgtggtgaaacAGGATGCCTCACCCTGTGCACACGCCTTGTGTTCactctgtctgtttttactgtgagaCACTGAAGCCGTTTCCAGCCCTTCACACAATCCTACTCCAATGTTTGCCTTTTGAAACAGAAGTTCATTTGTAAAGTGTCAGTCGGCCCGGACATGAAGAGCGTCAGCGCGGCCGACACCTGCAGACTCCAGACGAGAAGCCGCAACACTGAAGACGCCGCAGTAACGAGAGTCAGACTGTAATAAACCTGTCAGCGTAGAAAACGAGTGATCTGTGTCGTCTGTGGTGTCGAGCGATGAGTGAATGTTTTAGATTTGATGTGACGGTGCTGCACTCTGTTCTGTCCTCATTCAGTGGTTCATCCTCCTTCCATAGTTGTTGTTGCTTCTGTCGTCTTCCATCGCTTTCTCCAGCCAGTCTCTCTCCTGCTCCGAGTCCGAGTCACTGGCCTCGCTTCCATCAGCTGCCAGCAGACGGGAATAGTTGATCCTGCGCTGGCGAGGGGCTCTGAGCTGCAGCGGCGGCAGGACCAGGCACCAGGCCAGCAGCCCGACCGCCGCGCCTCTGAACAGCCACGCCAGCCCAAACCTCTGCACCACGAACCCTCCGGCAAGGCTGCCCAGCCCGCCCCCCAGGTGCAGAGAGAGCGCAGCATAGACCCTCCACACACTCCTCTCAGCCCCTGGGGTGGCAACCTCCTCACACTGGACCCTCACAGCCCACCAGAGGGCCCCCCTGCTGAAACAGCTCAACACCTGAGCAGGTAGGACCGCCCAGGGTCCCCACAGGAAGGAGTAATAGAAGCACTGCAAGCTGAGAATCGCAGCCCCCACTGTGAGGACCCGCCCTGGGCTCAGGAGTCTGGACACCCGGCGGGCCAGCAGGGGGAAGGCGGCCTCTGAGAGCAGTGCCAGGGCTAAGGACAGCCCCATGTGCAGCTCGCTGCTCCCCTGATCCTGCATCTGCCACAGGAGGAAGTCCTCCACGGCCGAGCCCGCTACCCCAACCAGCAGGGTGGTAACGGCACAGAGCAGGGCACGGTGGGAGTCACGCACCAGCTGCACGGCCTTCAGGAACCCAGTGGCCCGGTCCCGCTTCTTATTCAGGTAAAGAGGGAGGAAGGTGACCACAGGCAGGGTCAGAGCGGCCAGTCCAGCGTAGCAGTAGAAATGCACGGCAGTCCTGGGCATCTGAGCTCCTATCAGGCAGTTTAACTGGCTGACCAACAGCCCTGCCCCCCCTGCCCCGACCGCTGCTCCCAGTATTCCCCACACCCCGTTGCTGCTGTAGCGGTCCGAGGCGTCCGCAAAATCCAGATACTCATACACACCGTCATCTGCTGTCCACTCCAGGGGGGCTGCCGCAAACTCCCACACCAACACAACGATGAGCACGAAGAAGAAGAGTTGGTCCTGTGGGTCCATCAGCTTCAGGCGGTGCAGGAAGTCAAACTGGATCTCCTCACGCCGCTCCTCCTCCGGCAGCTCCGACTGtgacctcttcctcctcactggAGTCACCAAAGAGCCGCTGATGTTTGGTTCTCCATGGCTGTTGTTGACCACCACAGAGACCTGCTCAGGATGAGACTGATGATGAGGTGACGTTTTGCTCGTGTCAGCAGGACCAGGTTTAGTATCAGGAAGTGTGTTTGCAGGAAATGTGACCCCAGACTGAGCTCGGGCTGGTGATGTGGTTGCTCCAGCGCTACTCGTGAGCAGGTCTCCAGCCACACTCTGGTCTGGACTGGCTCTCAGCTCAGACGTGTTGCAGGTGgtggtgagtgtgtgcacaCCTGTGGGCGGGacgagcagcagcagagccagagCGGCTGCTGCCGAACACACAAGAGATCCGGTTATCACCACTCGCCTCTTGTCGTAGTGCTTGGAGACCAGGCTCGCCACGGGGCTCCACACCAGCACCATGAGGCGTTTGGACCCCATGATGATGCCGATCATCGCGGCGGTCAGGCCCAGCTGTCGCAGGTAGAGTGTGAGGAAGGGCAGCAGGCACGCTCTggcacagcagcacaggaagTTGAAGGTGGTGGCCAGAGCGAGGGCTCGCCTGATGTCGATCTGTTTGTTCCTCTTCATGGTCGAGCTCTGCAGCTGAGAGGAACTGGATTCAAACTGAGACAAACAAGAGACAGAAGAATCATCCACTGTTCCTCTGGTACGGAATCAAAAACAGTCCACAGCTTCATCCTGAGGCCACAATTACTTTTTAATTAACtagtttataaaatgtcagaaacctTCACATGtcagagcagaaaataaagtCATCAGTCATTTCTATCGACTTTGTGGTTCTATCTGTTTATCAGCCCTGTAACTCACCTACTGCACAGAGTTCTCTCAAATCACTAAATAATTACAGACttttccaggtgtgtgtgtgacctgtaGAACAAAAGTAGAacaaagtgcagcagcagcagcttttcaaacagaaaagaaacttATCGCCGCAAAAAGACGCTCGACACAAACACCTGACGCGCAGCTGCGTCGCTGACTGAGAGGATTAAACAAACAAGGAGCATGAAGGTCGGTAACACCTGTCCGGCTCCGTGCACCTGTTCCCCTGCAGCACGTGGAGCCCAAGTCTACGTCACGTTAAACGTGTCAGATAAAAAACAGCGTCAAACATTCACCTGTTCACTCCTGCATCAGCACAAAGCTGCTCACACGTCTCTGCCGGGCCCAGTCCAcctctggactctggactctgGCTCCCGTCTCCGTCCGATCCCTTCGCTGTTTAAGCTTCATCTGGAAGGTGAACGCGCTCGACTATACCTGAGTTTACACCTGGAGCGGTTTGCACGAGCCCTGCGCCCTCTGCCGGTGTGGAGGCCTCTATcaaagtgttactgcagtaaaagtccaaaaagtaccatcatccagGTGTACTTGAAGTATCTATACTAAAagtaccttatatacttctaatttgaagtactttatataccgctgggtagctgacgttaactaccttatatacttctaatttgaagtactttatataccgctgggtagctgacgttaactacctcatatacttctaatttgaagtactttatataccgctgggtagctgacgttaactacctcatatacttctaatttgaagtactttatataccgctgggtagctgacgttaactacctcatatacttctaatttgaagtactttatataccgctgggtagctgacgttgactacctcatatacttctaatttgaagtactttatataccgctgggtagctgacgttaactaccttatatacttctaatttgaagtactttatataccgctgggtagctgacgttaactaccttatatacttctaatttgaagtactttatataccgctgggtagctgacgttaactaccttatatacttctaatttgaagtactttccatactgctgggtagctgacgttaactaccttatatacttctaatttgaagtactttatatactgctgggtatcttgggaatttcccaccagggatcaataaagtttgatgatcagtctgtattttgttggatccatctgatcctgaaaaggaactaaagttatcagataaatgtagagcaggaaaaagtccaaggtttgactctgacatgtagtgaagtccaaggatgaagtagaacaacatggaaatactcaggtaaagtacaaaaACCTCAGAATTGTACTCATGCAAAGtactttaataaatatttgtagTTATTTTCCACCACTAGGAATAAACGCATCAGACATTTTAAAGAAGCTtcaagaaaaaccaaaacaccacATCCTGCTGAGTCTCGTCCTAACAAAtcatctttaaatatttcagactGACTGTAAAATCATTATAGAGGAATTTCACAGTTAGTTTCACATTGTTTTTTCAGTAAAAAACAGAGTAACTGCACAGCACTAGTCAAAAGCGGAACTAGTCATTcagtgttcctaataaactgagcATATATCTTAGAAAAGTCAACAGTGAGCTTGTGTTATCATGTGTTACAGAACAAATACACGATGTACAAACAATAGGCACATACtgtaacacattttaatgttaagATCGGCAGCCCCCTCAGGGTGCGGCCCCGGTGAACGTGTTGATGGGCAGCGACAGGACTTTGTCCAGGTACCGGCTGAGCGGACGCTCGCTCTGGTTGTTGATGCTGCACCCTGGGTCTGAGCACGGGCAGATTTCTATCCTGTAACAGTGACAGCAGGTCTGTGTCACAGTGTCTGTTGGGTTTTGGGGGAAATTTAGAATAAAAGTGAAAGTTACCTTTGGATGTCAGTGTACGTCCTGCGGGGGTCCTGGTCCAGACACACAGAGAGTGTTCGATGCTCCACGGTCCTGATGCTGATCTTCTGGGTGCGGATTTTCtacaaacaaaagagaaaagcttcagaaaacaacaacatggaCATTATTAAATGAACCTTAGGGAGGAGTAAGTAACATCTTACCTTGTTGTGTCCTGGGTTCACGCTGTCAAAACTCACAGTGAGATAATTGTCACCTGGACAAAAAcgaaaatgttattttttctctttgcactgAGAAACGTAAATACAGATTCAcaggaaatacaaaaacacaaacctgccACAGCCGCTGGCTCTGACGTGATCACCACACCACACGCCAACGATGCTTCCCCCTTTTTAACTTCTCGCTCATTAAAAGAGGCCTGATAAGAACAGTCGAACAAGGGCACGACAGTTAGTACTGATGTTCATGtgaggcccgtctgtttccaaaaaccagctccagacatTGCTGGAACcagagaccagtggactcttGGTTCCCtcagagactgtaaacagtgtcggtcgttctcagcgtctggagctggtttttggaaacagacaggcctcccattgttggtgaggaagaaccatgtgagccaggtcagcggtgtggctccctgctgggtttttaacagtttttggacaacagtggaggtctacggctcagaccgATAAGCTGAcccaggttctggattcacacacattcattggtgctgccaGTCCCTGGATGGGATCTGggctcagtaacacacacatacacaaaccttatcttatcttatgaaTTACAATTACCTTTGTGTAACTGACTGTGATGGCCGCTCCAAAGACTTCCCCTGTTTGTCTCTTTAATCTTCGTAAAGGTTCATCTGTTGATACAACGACCCAGTTAATCGAGCTAAACACACATCCAGAAATCAGGGAAAGAGATTCAGAAACATACTTGTACAGAGCTTTTCTTTAAGGTGCCTGAACTCTGGAATACTGGCCTCCAGATGGGACACAAACACCTCCTTCACCACATCAGAGCTGGAGCGGGTCATCTGGGATTAGTCATACCAGGAAAAGTCACTGACAGCAGCATGGGTTGTAGATttaaaccacaaacaaacagcaaaaactgaGTTCCCTGGGGCTGCTTCCTCTCTGTTTTCATTCTCCTTAAGATGAGACTAAAGAAAAATATCTGACTTTTATTCATCAGCTAGCATCTAACTTGGTCTGTGTGCCCTCTGCTGCTGGCTGGGAAGTAAATCTCCAGGGTTTGTGATGCAAATGACACCCTAATGGGGCCGGGAACGTGGTAATAAAAGTTTGTGGGCCAGAAAATGAAACCAATAAGCTCTAAGTGTAAATACACTCTGCAGAGCTGACAGAGACTTTGAGTTGATTATTATTTCTCCATGGGTTGATCAACCATGTCACATTAAACACGGTCACTTaatctgttgttcagataaaGCATTAGTGATTAGTTACAGTGACAGTAGCAACAGCAGAATATAAACTGCATGACTCTTTAATGAAATCCCCTCCCAACATTTGCTTGCAGAGAGATTATAATATGCTCATGACAGCTGTACCTTAACGGAATAAAGCGGTAGGTTAACTGGCTGCGTCCCATAGCGAAGGTAGTAACACAGGTTGTCCAGCAGGAAGAGGCTTTGCTGCGATGAATCGCTGTGATTGGAGCTCTGCAGCAGGTGAACAGAAGGAAGATGCTGCCAGATGAACAcacattctgctgctgtgttaatAAATGCAACCATGCTAAAATATCACATTAGGAACATGGTAAATATTAAACCTGTCAAACATCAGCATTATAAACACGAGCTATTAGCCTTTAGCTCAAATCCCTCCGGCAGCTAAATAAAGCCTCACAAGCCACAGCTATGGACTACAGGCGTACAGCTGTAGACTTTTGTGAGACTGTATACTACAAGCGTACAGCTGCAGATTACAGGCGAACAGCTGTAGACTACAAGCGTACAGCTGTAAATTTTTGTGAGACTGTAGACTACAAGCGTACAGCTGTAAATTTTTGTGAGACTGTAGACTACAAGCGTACAGCTGCAGACTACAGACGAACAGCTGTAGACTACAAGCGTACAGCTGTAAATTTTTGTGAGACTGTAGACTACAAGCGTACAGCTGTACATTTTTGTGAGACTAGACTACAAGCATACAGCTGTAAATTTTTGTGAGACTGTAGACTACAAGCGTACAGCTGTAAATTTTTGTGAGACTGTAGACTACAAGCGTACAGCTGTAAATTTTGTGAGACTGTAGACTACAAGCGTACAGCTGTAAATTTTTGTGAGACTGTAGACTACAAGCGTACAGCTGTACATTTTTGTGAGACTAGACTACAAGCATACAGCTGTAAATTTTTGTGAGACTGTAGACTACAAGCGTACAGCTGTAAATTTTTGTGAGACTGTAGACTACAAGCGTACAGCTGTAAATTTTGTGAGACTGTAGACTACAAGCGTACAGCTGTACATTTTTGTGAGACTGTAGACTACAAGCGTACAGCTGTAAATTTTTGTGAGACTGTAGACTACAAGCGTACAGCTGCAGACTACAGACGAACAGCTGTAGACTACAAGCGTACAGCTGTAAATTTTTGTGAGACTGTAGACTACAAGCGTACAGCTGTAAATTTTTGTGAGACTGTAGACTACAAGCGTACAGCTGCAGACTACAGACGAACAGCTGTAGACTACAAGCGTACAGCTGTAAATTTTTGTGAGACTGTAGACTACAAGCGTACAGCTGTACATTTTTGTGAGACTAGACTACAAGCATACAGCTGTAAATTTTTGTGAGACTGTAGACTACAAGCGTACAGCTGTAAATTTTTGTGAGACTGTAGACTACAAGCGTACAGCTGTAAATTTTGTGAGACTGTAGACTACAAGCGTACAGCTGTAAATTTTTGTGAGACTGTAGACTACAAGCGTACAGCTGTACATTTTTGTGAGACTAGACTACAAGCATACAGCTGTAAATTTTTGTGAGACTGTAGACTACAAGCGTACAGCTGTAAATTTTTGTGAGACTGTAGACTACAAGCGTACAGCTGTAAATTTTGTGAGACTGTAGACTACAAGCGTACAGCTGTACATTTTTGTGAGACTGTAGACTACAAGCGTACAGCTGTAAATTTTTGTGAGACTGTAGACTACAAGCGTACAGCTGCAGACTACAGACGAACAGCTGTAGACTACAAGCGTACAGCTGTAAATTTTTGTGAGACTGTAGACTACAAGCGTACAGCTGTACATTTTTGTGAGACTAGACTACAAGCGTACAGCTGTAAATTTTTGTGAGACTGTAGACTACAAGCGTACAGCTGCAGACTACGGGCGAACAGCTGTAGACTACAGGCGAACAGCTGTAGACTACAAGCATACAGCTGTAAATTTTGTGAGACTGTAGACTACAAGCGTACAGCTGCGGACTACAGGCGTACAGCTATAGACTACAGGTTTAGACAGGCGTACAGCTGTAGACTCCAGGTGGACAGCTGTAGATTCCAGGTGTAGACTACAGGCGTACAGCTGCAGACCTTGAAAAGTGTTTTCTACCCCAGCGCTGTGCCTGCTGATGTGTTTagttttgcttttctcttcctcagacCCACATTAACAGCTTCATTTCTATCACTGGTTACCATCACAGGAAGTTTGGAGATTGTAGCTCCCAGACTGTTGACGTTGCCGTTGTACCATGGGTCCACTCTTCCCAGTAAGAAGGCGAGAGACAATCTACTGTCGTCCTGACATGGGCTGTCCtataagaaacacaaaaagacattaAACAAAGTCCATACAGTCGGTCTGTGACGCTTTGGCTGTAACTCACAGGTAAAGTGAGCAAAGGCGTCCAAATGTCCAAGTCTGTGACTGGGACGTAGTAGAACTGTAGGTTCAGCTTCTTGGTCACAATCAGAAGCTTagcctctgtttctctgttggaAACATGATGTTGGGAACCATTAGGGACAAGTTGAGATGAATTGAACTGACAGTGCACATTCACAGTGGAAATGCAGTAAAGGTTCAGGGAACAGACTCTGCTGGAGCCAAAACCTGCTGCTCACCGAATGGAGTGATACGCCCTGCTAAGCCTTCCCAGCACACGATCGTCCCCCATGACCAAGACCCGTGCTGTGAGACGCTTCCTGCGTTCGTGAAGGACAGGATAGTGTCCAAGAAACATCTTGTCCTGCATCAGACTCAGTCTATCCGCTGACCTCATGCTCCTGAAGGCATTTCTCCGTGTGATCACAGGCGCAGGATTTTTCGGAGGTGGGTCTGGATGGTCACTGTCCTTTACATCGATCCCACTGTCCTGAGACAGAACCGAGTCCCTTTTGTTCTCTTCTTCATCAACACTACAGGACTGACGCAGGGTGAGATCTGCCAGCAGATTCCCTTCAGGGGACATACATTTAATgtacatttctgctgtttattcacTTCTGGATGTTGCAtcaagacaaacagaaaacagtgactCACATAgatcctcttcttcttcccacAGGAGGAAACTGATCTGAGGAAAGGGCATGACAGTGCTGTCCAAAGAGCTGTGATCCACTGTGGTTATTCCTGGGAGGGAAAGAACAGCAACCCTGTCAAAATGTTCTAAACACTAATAATAATGTGCTCTAATGGCAGagtacagaacacacacaccatcaggGGCGGTCAGGatgtctctgtgtatgtgttggaGTTTGTTCATATAAGCTGCAGAACCAGCTTCACCCTGCTTTACACTCTGCTTCATGTCTGCAACCACTCTCTGGAAATATTCCTCCACCGTTTGATCGTCCAGAGCCTGAAAGacacaacagacaaaaatgGTCTGATgtacaaaaatgaaacattcatgAGGTGAAAGATAAACTGGCCTCATCTACCAGTGACAGGCAGATTAATGACTAACTAACAGTATTAGCCTGAAATGATGAACAGAAACCTGGGTGAGTCCATTGAGGATTACTAACATAATTAAGATTAattaggattcatcctctgagaACCATGAATTTACTGCACGGACTAAATTTAAAGGCCTCGTCTAAAGTGGCAGACAGACATTGATAAAaactgcttttctcttttgttgtcCAAAGCGTCTTTACCTCCAGAGCCTGAGCCAGTCTGGGGCCATGGCACTCGGCCCCCAGCCCCGTCCGCAGCACACGAAGCAGCAGGTTTTTCTCCACGGTCGGCGTGTCCCTGAGCGAGCTGGAGGCCTCtaagtgtgttttcagtgctgCTTCCAATGGAGCAGAGAACACAGCTGGGTCTGCGAGCACAAACACCCTGGGGACAGCAGAAAACAGGGAATCAGGAGACAGTACGGTGACGGTAAGAGACTTCATTCGGTGTTAATACAAGCAGAAAGTCACTGCTCACTTCTCCTGCGAGGTGAAATGCTTGTTCTTTAGGTTCTGCTCTGCAATGATTCTCCTCTGGTATAAAAAGCCTGTTGAAGGAGCAGcttgtctttattttacaacattACAGCTCactgactgaaaatgtgttCATTGATGCATAAAACCTGGGGTGGTCATTTCCATCTTGATTCTTCCCAGCATGCTCAGGGCCACTGTAGAGTAGGGCACCGGCAATATCAGCAGTTTCATCAAACACTGGCACACAGTCTGGTACAGATTTTGTGGAACCGGGGAACCAGActggaatgtaaaaatataGCAATAGCTTAaataacaattaaaataatacagCATTTACATTATTTAGATTTTCTACATGAGTCACACAGGTGTGTCTTACCTGAACAACCACATAGCAGAGAGTGTGCAGCATTGGGATGATATGTTTGTaaggttgtgttttatttgtctgcatcaatgacaaaaaaacaaacataaatcacaCGTGCTTTTTGATTTTGCTCTTTCAAATATTCTTTTTcaccatataaataaaaacagaaacacagaagctGCTGGAGATCCACGTGACAGTTTGAAGGCCGGACTGAAAGCAGAGCTCAGGGACAAACCTCACAAATCTTTTTTAGTTTCTTCTCCAGCTCTTTGACCAGCTCCCCGATCAGTGAGACACCACTGGATGGATCCAACTCCACCTTCTTCTCAAGAGTCCATCGTAACAGTCCTGCAGAGCAGATTTACTAATTCAGTGAAATCCTCTTGGTAATATAGAGAAATAAATCTTATGAAAGCCGACAGGCACCAAAGGGTTTAAAGGAAAATATTAGTTTTACTATGTGCTGAGAATTAAATCCTAAAGAAAAGTTTGgaaacattttgggaaacagcCTTTTGAACTTTCTGAGAATGAAGCTACAGCTAGCAGCATTTAGCatagcttagcatgaagactggAATAGCCTGGCTCTGTGTCAAGCCACCTACATACTTTCCTGTCTATACTTCTGCATAGACAGTCGGTGTGACGCAGGCCTCATTGTTCACATACAAGACTTCACCACAGAGCTGGCGGCAGCCTTGAAGTCAGTCTTTAAGTTTCTCTGAGCGTTTTCTTTCCCTTCTTGTACTACAGGTTGCATGAAACTCGATCTGTGTCAGGCTGCTCCCTCGGCTGTACCTTTCTGGGAGACACTCAGTCTGTTCATCTCTTTGAGAAGAGCCCGGACGTCATCAGACTCCACAGACTGGTCAGCTGAAAATGACCAGTTACATGTTATtgttataaaaattaaaaaaaaaaaaaacacagtctgtTCTGCTACGTCCCACAGTCAGTCCAAACAGCGTGAGGACGGGAAAGCACCCACCTGTGGGATCACACATCGTTCCTGGTGCACCTGAAGCTGGTCCCTCCTGTTGGCAGATGTTCAACAGTGACTTGTCTGATTTGTGCCTGAAAACTCAGCTTAAAGCCCCAGAACTGAGGAACCTGAGCCTGATTACGACACAAAGCATCTGCACACATTGAGGACAGACTACAGAAACATTATCTGATGCATCGCTGGgtaaaaacaaaccaatgaAACACAGGAACCACAACTCACCATCGCAGCTTCTGTTGTTTATAACACATGAAAAGAAATGTGTGGATTCTCCACAGCTGCTGCCTGTTAATGTTGGCAGTGAGTAACTGGGTGTG
This genomic window from Mastacembelus armatus chromosome 8, fMasArm1.2, whole genome shotgun sequence contains:
- the mfsd6l gene encoding major facilitator superfamily domain-containing protein 6-like — translated: MKRNKQIDIRRALALATTFNFLCCCARACLLPFLTLYLRQLGLTAAMIGIIMGSKRLMVLVWSPVASLVSKHYDKRRVVITGSLVCSAAAALALLLLVPPTGVHTLTTTCNTSELRASPDQSVAGDLLTSSAGATTSPARAQSGVTFPANTLPDTKPGPADTSKTSPHHQSHPEQVSVVVNNSHGEPNISGSLVTPVRRKRSQSELPEEERREEIQFDFLHRLKLMDPQDQLFFFVLIVVLVWEFAAAPLEWTADDGVYEYLDFADASDRYSSNGVWGILGAAVGAGGAGLLVSQLNCLIGAQMPRTAVHFYCYAGLAALTLPVVTFLPLYLNKKRDRATGFLKAVQLVRDSHRALLCAVTTLLVGVAGSAVEDFLLWQMQDQGSSELHMGLSLALALLSEAAFPLLARRVSRLLSPGRVLTVGAAILSLQCFYYSFLWGPWAVLPAQVLSCFSRGALWWAVRVQCEEVATPGAERSVWRVYAALSLHLGGGLGSLAGGFVVQRFGLAWLFRGAAVGLLAWCLVLPPLQLRAPRQRRINYSRLLAADGSEASDSDSEQERDWLEKAMEDDRSNNNYGRRMNH
- the pik3r6b gene encoding phosphoinositide 3-kinase regulatory subunit 6, giving the protein MEGPASGAPGTMCDPTADQSVESDDVRALLKEMNRLSVSQKGLLRWTLEKKVELDPSSGVSLIGELVKELEKKLKKICETNKTQPYKHIIPMLHTLCYVVVQSGSPVPQNLYQTVCQCLMKLLILPVPYSTVALSMLGRIKMEMTTPGFLYQRRIIAEQNLKNKHFTSQEKVFVLADPAVFSAPLEAALKTHLEASSSLRDTPTVEKNLLLRVLRTGLGAECHGPRLAQALEALDDQTVEEYFQRVVADMKQSVKQGEAGSAAYMNKLQHIHRDILTAPDGITTVDHSSLDSTVMPFPQISFLLWEEEEDLWNLLADLTLRQSCSVDEEENKRDSVLSQDSGIDVKDSDHPDPPPKNPAPVITRRNAFRSMRSADRLSLMQDKMFLGHYPVLHERRKRLTARVLVMGDDRVLGRLSRAYHSIRETEAKLLIVTKKLNLQFYYVPVTDLDIWTPLLTLPDSPCQDDSRLSLAFLLGRVDPWYNGNVNSLGATISKLPVMSSNHSDSSQQSLFLLDNLCYYLRYGTQPVNLPLYSVKMTRSSSDVVKEVFVSHLEASIPEFRHLKEKLCTNEPLRRLKRQTGEVFGAAITVSYTKASFNEREVKKGEASLACGVVITSEPAAVAGDNYLTVSFDSVNPGHNKKIRTQKISIRTVEHRTLSVCLDQDPRRTYTDIQRIEICPCSDPGCSINNQSERPLSRYLDKVLSLPINTFTGAAP